A genomic region of Cannabis sativa cultivar Pink pepper isolate KNU-18-1 chromosome 1, ASM2916894v1, whole genome shotgun sequence contains the following coding sequences:
- the LOC115706674 gene encoding pro-cathepsin H isoform X2, whose translation MSSIHYRVQRLLNISLYSRKLSTSIMARFSSPLFLLVVSVLAVAVAGAGSTFDDSNPIRLASDRLRDLESHVLNVVGNTRHALSFARFTNRYGRKYDTVEEMKLRFGIFKENLKLIKSTNKKGLNYTLAVNHFADWTWEEFNRHRLGAAQNCSATLKGNHKLTDVVLPETKDWRQEGIVSPVKDQGHCGSCWTFSTTGALEAAYKQAFGKDISLSEQQLVDCAGAFNNFGCHGGLPSQAFEYIKYNGGLETEEAYPYTGQNGICKFSSENVGIQVVDSVNITLGAEDELKQAVGLVRPVSVAFEVVSPFRFYKEGVFTSDTCGNTPMDVNHAVLAVGYGVEDGVPYWLIKNSWGASWGDNGYFKMELGKNMCGVSTCASYPVVA comes from the exons ATGAGCTCCATACATTATAGAGTTCAGAGACTTCTAAATATCTCCCTCTATTCTAGGAAACTCTCAACCTCAATCATGGCCCGATTTAGCTCACCACTATTCCTACTCGTCGTCTCGGTCCTCGCCGTCGCCGTTGCCGGAGCCGGATCCACCTTCGATGATTCTAACCCCATCAGATTGGCCTCCGACCGTCTCCGCGACCTCGAGTCTCATGTCCTCAACGTCGTCGGTAACACCCGCCATGCTCTCTCCTTCGCTCGCTTTACTAACAG GTATGGAAGGAAGTATGATACGGTTGAGGAGATGAAGCTTCGATTTGGGATCTTTAAGGAGAATCTGAAGCTGATTAAATCCACAAACAAGAAGGGGTTGAATTACACTCTTGCTGTGAATC ATTTCGCCGATTGGACCTGGGAAGAGTTTAACAGACACAGGTTGGGAGCTGCTCAAAACTGCTCTGCCACTTTAAAGGGAAACCACAAGCTCACGGATGTAGTTCTTCCTGAAACG AAAGACTGGAGACAAGAAGGTATAGTCAGCCCTGTTAAAGATCAAGGCCACTGCGGATCTTGCTGGACATTCAG CACAACGGGTGCCCTTGAGGCAGCCTATAAACAGGCTTTCGGGAAGGACATCTCTCTGTCTGAGCAACAGCTCGTGGATTGTGCCGGTGCTTTTAACAATTTTGGATGCCATGGTGGGTTGCCATCCCAAGCCTTCGAATATATTAAGTACAATGGTGGACTTGAGACCGAAGAAGCTTATCCTTACACCGGACAAAATGGTATTTGCAAATTCTCATCAGAGAATGTTGGTATCCAAGTGGTGGACTCCGTTAATATTACTCTG GGTGCTGAAGATGAATTAAAGCAAGCTGTTGGACTTGTTAGGCCAGTGAGCGTGGCATTTGAGGTAGTGTCTCCTTTCCGTTTTTACAAGGAAGGAGTATTCACCAGTGACACTTGTGGCAACACTCCCATG GATGTGAACCATGCTGTGCTCGCAGTTGGGTATGGAGTGGAAGACGGTGTCCCGTACTGGCTCATCAAGAATTCTTGGGGAGCAAGCTGGGGTGACAATGGCTACTTTAAGATGGAGCTGGGAAAGAATATGTGCG GAGTTTCGACTTGTGCGTCATACCCAGTTGTCGCATAG
- the LOC115706674 gene encoding pro-cathepsin H isoform X1, producing MSSIHYRVQRLLNISLYSRKLSTSIMARFSSPLFLLVVSVLAVAVAGAGSTFDDSNPIRLASDRLRDLESHVLNVVGNTRHALSFARFTNRYGRKYDTVEEMKLRFGIFKENLKLIKSTNKKGLNYTLAVNHFADWTWEEFNRHRLGAAQNCSATLKGNHKLTDVVLPETKDWRQEGIVSPVKDQGHCGSCWTFSTTGALEAAYKQAFGKDISLSEQQLVDCAGAFNNFGCHGGLPSQAFEYIKYNGGLETEEAYPYTGQNGICKFSSENVGIQVVDSVNITLGAEDELKQAVGLVRPVSVAFEVVSPFRFYKEGVFTSDTCGNTPMDVNHAVLAVGYGVEDGVPYWLIKNSWGASWGDNGYFKMELGKNMCGKFSLAMFCCQASSPCY from the exons ATGAGCTCCATACATTATAGAGTTCAGAGACTTCTAAATATCTCCCTCTATTCTAGGAAACTCTCAACCTCAATCATGGCCCGATTTAGCTCACCACTATTCCTACTCGTCGTCTCGGTCCTCGCCGTCGCCGTTGCCGGAGCCGGATCCACCTTCGATGATTCTAACCCCATCAGATTGGCCTCCGACCGTCTCCGCGACCTCGAGTCTCATGTCCTCAACGTCGTCGGTAACACCCGCCATGCTCTCTCCTTCGCTCGCTTTACTAACAG GTATGGAAGGAAGTATGATACGGTTGAGGAGATGAAGCTTCGATTTGGGATCTTTAAGGAGAATCTGAAGCTGATTAAATCCACAAACAAGAAGGGGTTGAATTACACTCTTGCTGTGAATC ATTTCGCCGATTGGACCTGGGAAGAGTTTAACAGACACAGGTTGGGAGCTGCTCAAAACTGCTCTGCCACTTTAAAGGGAAACCACAAGCTCACGGATGTAGTTCTTCCTGAAACG AAAGACTGGAGACAAGAAGGTATAGTCAGCCCTGTTAAAGATCAAGGCCACTGCGGATCTTGCTGGACATTCAG CACAACGGGTGCCCTTGAGGCAGCCTATAAACAGGCTTTCGGGAAGGACATCTCTCTGTCTGAGCAACAGCTCGTGGATTGTGCCGGTGCTTTTAACAATTTTGGATGCCATGGTGGGTTGCCATCCCAAGCCTTCGAATATATTAAGTACAATGGTGGACTTGAGACCGAAGAAGCTTATCCTTACACCGGACAAAATGGTATTTGCAAATTCTCATCAGAGAATGTTGGTATCCAAGTGGTGGACTCCGTTAATATTACTCTG GGTGCTGAAGATGAATTAAAGCAAGCTGTTGGACTTGTTAGGCCAGTGAGCGTGGCATTTGAGGTAGTGTCTCCTTTCCGTTTTTACAAGGAAGGAGTATTCACCAGTGACACTTGTGGCAACACTCCCATG GATGTGAACCATGCTGTGCTCGCAGTTGGGTATGGAGTGGAAGACGGTGTCCCGTACTGGCTCATCAAGAATTCTTGGGGAGCAAGCTGGGGTGACAATGGCTACTTTAAGATGGAGCTGGGAAAGAATATGTGCGGTAAGTTTTCCTTGGCCATGTTTTGCTGCCAAGCTAGTTCACCCTGCTATTAG